In one window of Phycisphaerales bacterium DNA:
- the murF gene encoding UDP-N-acetylmuramoyl-tripeptide--D-alanyl-D-alanine ligase: protein MIPTEVLPEVLGGRWLSSGVGTLRGASIDTRTLAAGQAFFAMSGARVDGHAFLDRATDAGAGVAIVEREVTPPEGLAVLLVSSTRTALWNLAEWYRARLTARVIAVMGSNGKTTTVRMMASVLNQSMHAHASARSFNNALGLPLTLLNCSSEAEALVCELGEGEPGALARYTGLAKPDMAVVTSVGRAHVGELGGMEAVQREFSDALAAMASHAEAFVPDELSWLHAPCRTTFGITRAWHTEGRTHLELADGSTWSVPVVGLHNASNASAVIAVARGLGVPDASIAAGLDAFEPAEMRLAVREIGGASVLVDCYNANPDSMAAALHTLAGVGKDSHKVAIIGDMLELGTDSLAWHREIGALAAACADTCIFVGPSARAAFEAAGTGAWFATVAEAACAAGQLARPGSVLLLKASRGMKLESLLEAMQQAAVA from the coding sequence ATGATCCCGACCGAGGTGCTCCCCGAAGTGCTGGGTGGCCGCTGGCTATCGTCAGGCGTTGGTACGTTGCGCGGAGCGAGCATCGACACACGCACGTTGGCTGCTGGTCAGGCGTTCTTCGCGATGTCGGGCGCCCGCGTCGACGGTCATGCATTCCTGGATCGGGCTACCGACGCGGGTGCGGGCGTAGCGATCGTCGAGCGGGAGGTCACCCCGCCCGAAGGCTTGGCGGTGCTGCTGGTCAGCAGCACCAGGACTGCACTATGGAATCTGGCCGAGTGGTATCGTGCAAGGCTGACGGCCCGCGTGATCGCCGTCATGGGCAGCAATGGCAAGACCACCACCGTTCGGATGATGGCTTCCGTCCTGAACCAATCCATGCACGCACACGCGTCGGCCCGATCGTTCAACAATGCGCTGGGTCTGCCCCTGACGCTGCTGAATTGCTCGTCGGAGGCCGAAGCCCTGGTGTGTGAGTTAGGAGAAGGCGAGCCCGGTGCGTTGGCCCGATACACGGGGCTGGCCAAGCCCGACATGGCAGTGGTGACCAGCGTGGGACGGGCGCACGTCGGCGAACTGGGTGGCATGGAGGCGGTACAGCGCGAATTCTCCGATGCACTTGCCGCGATGGCGTCGCACGCCGAGGCCTTCGTACCCGATGAGCTTTCCTGGCTCCACGCACCCTGTCGAACAACCTTCGGGATCACGCGCGCCTGGCACACTGAAGGCCGAACGCACCTGGAACTCGCTGACGGAAGCACGTGGTCGGTGCCGGTGGTCGGGCTCCACAACGCATCCAATGCGTCGGCAGTCATTGCGGTGGCACGGGGCCTGGGGGTCCCGGACGCATCCATTGCCGCAGGGCTGGATGCGTTCGAGCCCGCCGAGATGCGGCTGGCTGTTCGCGAGATCGGCGGAGCGTCCGTGCTGGTCGACTGTTACAACGCAAACCCGGATTCCATGGCCGCGGCACTGCACACGCTCGCAGGAGTAGGCAAGGACAGCCACAAGGTCGCGATCATCGGAGACATGCTCGAACTCGGCACGGATTCGCTCGCCTGGCATCGCGAGATCGGTGCGTTGGCTGCCGCGTGCGCCGACACGTGCATCTTCGTGGGTCCATCGGCACGGGCTGCGTTCGAAGCCGCAGGCACGGGGGCCTGGTTCGCGACTGTTGCAGAGGCTGCATGTGCTGCCGGGCAGCTAGCACGGCCCGGGTCCGTCCTGCTGCTGAAGGCTTCTCGGGGCATGAAGCTCGAGTCGCTGCTCGAAGCGATGCAACAGGCAGCGGTGGCCTAG
- a CDS encoding UDP-N-acetylmuramoyl-L-alanyl-D-glutamate--2,6-diaminopimelate ligase has protein sequence MLLSDLIHDLPVTVHGSADVRIRGVSEDSRRIEGGWLFAARPGKKHDGQAFITQAIERGAAAVLAGDRVGAPVSLVCQQPARVGAILAERWHGTPSRRLGLVGVTGTNGKTTVAWLLRQLLVLGGRKCGLIGTIEIDEGAGSKPASLTTPAAEDLSGSLARMIGHGCDFAVMEASSHALHQHRVAGLAFRVGIFTNLSGDHLDYHGSMDAYADAKALLFAGLPHEGLAIVNADDDASERMVRDCGARVLRCSLGSEADATVRVSAEGLESRVELIGPWGEMTASLSLVGDHNAMNALQAVAAAHALGLSPEAIERALPALRPPPGRLEPVTIDGVSGPRVLVDYAHTDDALEKALLAVAGRKGDGKLWVVFGCGGDRDRTKRPRMGAVAARLADRVFVTSDNPRTEEPAAIVREVVAGITTGVWHASDPDRESAIHAVIAQADPEDVIVIAGKGHEDYQIVRAASGETHKRDFDDRLVARAALLARSGAIGGAR, from the coding sequence ATGCTGCTGAGCGATCTCATCCACGATCTCCCCGTCACCGTTCATGGCTCGGCCGATGTTCGGATTCGTGGCGTCTCGGAGGACAGTCGGCGGATCGAAGGGGGCTGGTTGTTCGCGGCCCGGCCGGGCAAGAAGCACGACGGGCAGGCCTTCATCACGCAGGCCATCGAGCGTGGCGCCGCCGCAGTCCTCGCTGGCGATCGCGTCGGGGCGCCGGTCTCGCTGGTTTGCCAGCAGCCGGCACGGGTGGGAGCCATCCTTGCAGAGCGATGGCACGGCACGCCATCGCGGCGTCTGGGGCTTGTCGGGGTAACGGGCACGAACGGCAAGACCACCGTGGCGTGGCTGCTGCGTCAGTTGCTTGTCCTTGGGGGCCGCAAGTGCGGGCTCATCGGCACGATCGAGATCGATGAAGGGGCCGGGTCCAAGCCTGCGAGCCTCACCACGCCTGCCGCCGAGGATCTCAGCGGATCACTCGCTCGGATGATCGGCCACGGATGCGATTTCGCGGTCATGGAAGCGTCCAGCCACGCGCTCCACCAGCACCGCGTGGCGGGCCTTGCCTTCCGCGTGGGCATATTCACGAATTTGAGCGGTGACCATCTGGACTATCACGGCTCGATGGACGCTTATGCGGATGCGAAGGCCCTGCTGTTTGCGGGACTACCGCACGAAGGCCTTGCCATCGTGAACGCCGACGACGATGCCAGCGAACGCATGGTGCGCGACTGTGGGGCTCGAGTCCTGCGTTGCTCGCTCGGCAGCGAGGCAGATGCGACGGTTCGAGTCTCGGCCGAAGGACTTGAGAGCCGCGTTGAGTTGATCGGTCCTTGGGGCGAGATGACCGCCTCCCTCTCGCTCGTGGGCGACCACAACGCGATGAACGCGCTCCAGGCCGTTGCGGCGGCCCACGCTCTTGGCCTGTCCCCCGAGGCGATCGAGCGCGCCTTGCCAGCGCTCCGTCCACCACCGGGGCGGCTCGAACCGGTGACGATCGACGGCGTGTCCGGGCCGCGGGTGCTGGTTGACTATGCCCACACCGACGACGCGTTGGAGAAGGCCCTACTGGCGGTGGCCGGTCGAAAGGGCGATGGCAAGCTATGGGTCGTGTTTGGCTGCGGCGGTGATCGAGACCGCACCAAGCGACCACGGATGGGCGCGGTGGCTGCACGCCTGGCCGATCGTGTGTTCGTGACGAGCGACAACCCGCGAACCGAGGAACCGGCGGCCATCGTTCGAGAAGTGGTTGCTGGCATCACGACCGGCGTCTGGCACGCCAGCGACCCCGATCGAGAATCAGCGATTCACGCCGTCATCGCCCAGGCCGACCCAGAAGACGTGATCGTCATCGCCGGCAAGGGCCACGAAGACTACCAGATCGTCCGAGCCGCTTCCGGAGAGACCCACAAGCGAGACTTCGATGATCGTCTGGTGGCCCGGGCGGCATTGCTTGCACGGTCCGGCGCCATCGGAGGCGCCCGATGA
- the queA gene encoding tRNA preQ1(34) S-adenosylmethionine ribosyltransferase-isomerase QueA — MMPPRNITALREGDMLRTRDLEYHLPRELIATTPAEPRDSARLLVVRGQAEPEHATFRDLPAFLDRGDRVVVNTSRVIPARLVGRRDDTGGKVEGLFLAFGPEIGQWLCMVKARRFRAGARITLHGRDGSPSPHAIELIERSGEIPGAWVVALAGSDRDDPDQFKAASMAVLADVGHVPLPPYIRSARREGGQADEWGEDVDRYQTVYADPASSGSVAAPTAGLHFTPSVLQALSKLGVVRRDVTLHVGAGTFREVETEIVEDHPMHRELCFASADVISDLRAARQKGSRVIAVGTTAARTLEASAAIAGEWIETDLLITPGFEWQLVNGLITNFHLPRSTLMAMVAALLPGGLEQLQAVYAAAIAARYRFYSYGDAMLVLP, encoded by the coding sequence ATGATGCCGCCTCGCAACATCACGGCGTTGCGTGAGGGCGACATGCTGCGAACTCGAGACCTCGAATACCACCTGCCACGCGAACTGATCGCGACCACGCCGGCCGAGCCGCGGGACAGCGCCCGGCTGCTCGTGGTGCGTGGTCAGGCCGAGCCGGAACACGCGACGTTCCGGGACCTGCCTGCGTTTCTCGATCGGGGAGACCGAGTGGTGGTGAACACGAGCCGGGTCATACCCGCCAGGCTCGTCGGTCGGCGGGACGACACGGGCGGCAAGGTCGAGGGCCTGTTCCTGGCGTTCGGACCGGAGATCGGGCAGTGGCTGTGCATGGTCAAGGCAAGGCGTTTCAGGGCCGGGGCGCGGATCACGCTGCATGGACGCGATGGCAGCCCATCGCCCCACGCCATCGAACTGATCGAACGCTCTGGCGAGATCCCCGGGGCGTGGGTCGTCGCGCTCGCGGGGAGCGACCGGGACGACCCCGATCAATTCAAGGCAGCAAGCATGGCCGTGCTGGCCGATGTTGGGCACGTTCCGCTGCCGCCATACATACGCAGCGCACGACGTGAGGGCGGCCAGGCCGATGAATGGGGAGAGGACGTCGACCGCTACCAGACCGTCTACGCCGACCCCGCCTCGTCCGGTTCGGTCGCAGCCCCCACCGCTGGGCTGCACTTCACGCCCTCAGTGCTGCAAGCCCTATCCAAGCTCGGTGTGGTCCGCCGGGACGTAACCCTGCATGTAGGTGCGGGAACGTTCCGGGAGGTCGAAACCGAGATCGTCGAAGACCATCCAATGCATCGCGAGTTATGCTTCGCCTCAGCCGACGTGATCAGCGATCTCCGGGCGGCTCGTCAAAAGGGAAGCCGCGTGATTGCCGTAGGGACAACGGCGGCTCGAACCCTCGAAGCAAGTGCCGCGATCGCGGGCGAGTGGATCGAGACCGATCTGCTCATTACGCCGGGATTCGAATGGCAATTGGTCAACGGCTTGATCACCAACTTCCACCTGCCCCGTTCCACGCTCATGGCCATGGTGGCCGCCCTGCTGCCGGGCGGACTGGAGCAGTTGCAAGCGGTGTATGCCGCGGCCATCGCAGCCCGGTACCGGTTCTACTCGTACGGCGACGCCATGCTGGTGCTGCCGTGA
- a CDS encoding HAD-IIIA family hydrolase, translated as MPTSKRGSGCARPAVFFDRDDTLIENRTLPAEAMAGKAGDLADPAWVRPLPGAREACQCAVRLGYAVIIVTNQGVAARGGATLEQVEATCRRTIELLGPGIEACLACPFHPQGIGPMSLRREHAWRKPQPGMLLAAADLFGLDLKRSWMVGDAPRDVQAGVAAGLPPERCLKVGVKFGLGQAMEVISQRTAGAHG; from the coding sequence TTGCCAACCTCGAAACGGGGGTCAGGTTGCGCCAGGCCCGCGGTCTTCTTCGACCGCGACGACACGCTTATCGAAAACCGGACGCTGCCCGCCGAAGCCATGGCCGGCAAGGCCGGCGACCTGGCCGATCCAGCGTGGGTTCGCCCGCTGCCCGGCGCCAGAGAGGCGTGCCAATGCGCTGTGCGGTTGGGCTACGCCGTGATCATTGTCACGAATCAGGGCGTCGCTGCCCGCGGCGGAGCCACGCTCGAGCAGGTGGAAGCGACGTGCCGACGCACCATCGAATTGCTCGGACCGGGCATCGAGGCGTGCCTGGCCTGCCCGTTCCATCCGCAGGGAATCGGGCCAATGAGTTTGCGGCGGGAGCATGCCTGGCGGAAGCCCCAGCCGGGAATGCTGTTGGCTGCTGCGGACCTGTTTGGCCTTGATCTGAAGCGCTCGTGGATGGTGGGCGATGCACCCCGAGACGTGCAGGCGGGCGTTGCGGCGGGGCTGCCTCCGGAGCGTTGCCTCAAAGTAGGGGTGAAGTTCGGACTTGGTCAGGCGATGGAAGTGATTTCGCAACGCACGGCGGGAGCACATGGATAA
- a CDS encoding glycosyltransferase family 9 protein codes for MATPALRLIRQTLPGWYIGAICRPGVDQVLAGLETLDEVHVAPMTGVLGPKRVAAQLRPRRYRAALLLTNSFSTALATRIAGVPLRLGYERDGRGVLLTHRLAVPRRPGGGWAVVPAAAYYYHAAQALLDVLADRTVDARAPIDPLPAGCRLELSVTTDDEQRAAQVLESAGVRSEAPLAVLNPGGNNPAKRWPADRFGQLADWLLEAHGLHSVVNASPAEAEIAAAVRSSAACGPPSLAEHGGSLGSLKGVLARAQLMVTNDTGPRHMAAALGVPVVSLFGPTDHRWTTIPAPAGERLVLADPDLPEGQTANDDPQRSNVERITLDRVQRAVDAVLNRDRAQADDGGLATGH; via the coding sequence ATGGCGACCCCTGCGCTGCGGTTGATCCGTCAGACGCTTCCGGGGTGGTACATCGGTGCCATATGCCGCCCGGGCGTCGATCAGGTGCTGGCCGGACTGGAAACGCTCGACGAAGTGCACGTCGCACCCATGACCGGTGTCCTGGGACCCAAGCGCGTTGCAGCGCAGCTCAGGCCCAGACGCTATCGCGCAGCGCTGTTGCTCACGAACTCGTTCTCCACGGCACTCGCCACTCGCATTGCCGGCGTACCGCTCCGCCTGGGCTATGAGCGCGACGGTCGGGGCGTGCTGCTGACGCATCGCCTCGCCGTACCCCGACGTCCCGGTGGGGGGTGGGCCGTGGTTCCCGCCGCGGCGTACTACTACCACGCCGCGCAGGCCCTGCTCGATGTCCTGGCTGATCGAACCGTCGATGCAAGGGCGCCCATCGATCCATTGCCCGCAGGGTGCCGCCTCGAACTCTCCGTCACCACCGATGACGAGCAGAGGGCAGCGCAGGTCCTGGAAAGCGCGGGCGTGCGATCCGAGGCGCCCCTCGCGGTGCTGAACCCCGGGGGCAACAACCCCGCGAAGCGGTGGCCCGCCGATCGGTTTGGCCAATTGGCCGACTGGCTGCTTGAGGCCCACGGCCTGCACAGCGTCGTGAACGCCTCGCCCGCCGAAGCCGAGATCGCGGCGGCGGTCAGGTCCAGCGCCGCGTGCGGGCCCCCGAGCCTGGCCGAGCACGGCGGTTCGCTCGGCTCGCTGAAGGGTGTCCTCGCCCGGGCGCAACTGATGGTGACCAACGACACCGGACCCCGACACATGGCTGCGGCGCTGGGCGTGCCCGTTGTGAGCCTGTTCGGGCCGACCGATCACCGCTGGACCACGATCCCCGCACCGGCGGGCGAGCGTCTGGTTCTGGCGGATCCGGACCTTCCCGAGGGCCAGACGGCCAACGACGATCCCCAGCGGAGCAACGTTGAGCGGATTACCCTCGACCGCGTCCAGCGGGCCGTCGATGCGGTCCTCAACCGGGATCGCGCGCAAGCCGATGATGGTGGACTGGCCACGGGGCACTGA
- a CDS encoding calcium/sodium antiporter has translation MSTIFPIVLSLGLLTMGAEMLVRSSAGLARRIGISPFVIGAIIVGFGTSTPELSASTVAALRGASDIAVGNVVGSNIFNVAVVLGVAAVIRPIKTDPRAIRFDLAVAIAVSVIPWLSMLAGGELPRWMGGLMLLGLAAFVVRSFRHGKVDDAETKLGEAMAEEVEPGRSLVLGIIGSIAGLVLLVGGAKMLVDASVEIARAAGLSELVIGLTIVAVGTSLPELVTSVVAALKGHAELALGNVLGSNIFNLLGILGVATIITPQGIAPQTLWLDTPLMLGLVLALAVFASTGKRISRGEGAVLVCLWVVYVGVLLAMA, from the coding sequence ATGTCGACCATCTTCCCGATCGTCCTCTCACTGGGCCTGCTGACCATGGGCGCCGAGATGCTGGTGCGCTCGTCGGCCGGCCTGGCCCGGCGCATCGGCATCTCGCCCTTCGTCATCGGCGCCATCATCGTGGGCTTCGGCACCAGCACGCCCGAGCTGAGCGCCTCGACCGTCGCCGCCCTGCGCGGGGCCAGCGACATCGCCGTGGGCAACGTCGTGGGCTCGAACATCTTCAACGTCGCCGTGGTGCTGGGCGTGGCGGCGGTGATCCGGCCGATCAAGACCGACCCCAGGGCCATCCGCTTCGACCTGGCCGTCGCCATCGCGGTCAGCGTGATCCCCTGGCTCTCGATGCTCGCCGGCGGTGAGTTGCCGCGGTGGATGGGCGGGCTCATGTTGCTGGGTCTGGCGGCCTTCGTCGTGCGATCGTTCCGGCACGGCAAGGTGGACGACGCCGAGACCAAGCTGGGCGAGGCCATGGCCGAGGAAGTCGAGCCGGGCCGGAGCCTGGTCTTGGGAATCATCGGCAGCATCGCCGGCCTGGTGCTTCTGGTGGGCGGCGCGAAGATGCTGGTCGACGCGTCGGTCGAGATCGCCCGGGCCGCGGGGCTGAGCGAGCTGGTCATCGGCCTGACGATCGTGGCGGTGGGCACCTCTCTGCCCGAGCTGGTCACCAGCGTGGTGGCGGCCCTCAAGGGTCACGCCGAGCTGGCCCTTGGCAACGTGCTGGGTTCGAACATCTTCAACCTGCTGGGCATCCTGGGCGTCGCAACGATCATCACGCCACAGGGAATTGCCCCCCAGACGCTCTGGCTCGATACGCCGCTGATGCTGGGCCTGGTCCTGGCGCTGGCCGTCTTCGCCTCCACCGGCAAGCGGATCAGCCGGGGCGAGGGGGCGGTGCTCGTGTGCCTGTGGGTGGTGTACGTAGGCGTGCTGCTGGCGATGGCGTAG
- a CDS encoding aminotransferase class I/II-fold pyridoxal phosphate-dependent enzyme, translating into MTATDPAASPTTPTLASIQSQRLAALPTYLFHRLDKAKADYRARGPGEPLIDLGVGDPDRPTPDFIVSALRQAVKDPTTHRYPASKGSEKFREAAARFMERRFGVQVDADRHVLACIGSKEGIAHLPLAVVDPGRAVLCPSLGYPVYHAGAILADAKPVSMPMRAASGWTPLWEEVAPADVENAALMWVNYPNNPTGASVPLDFYSQAATFARDNGIILASDQAYSELYYEKDTPDSLWKADGTDIERDPFIEFHSLSKGFNMTGWRIGFAVGNQAVIDALAKAKGPIDSGAFTAVQEAGIVALENYDHDDMDALRAMYVQRLDATMEGVKKIGARAERPRAGLFVWAQCPAGKGGAPMESWDFAMRCIDEAGVSLVPGAGFGEDGKFWFRIAMTVEAERIAEAFDRVAKIDWGK; encoded by the coding sequence ATGACAGCCACCGACCCCGCCGCCTCCCCCACCACCCCCACGCTTGCCAGCATCCAGTCTCAGCGCCTCGCCGCGCTGCCCACGTACCTCTTCCACCGCCTGGACAAGGCCAAGGCCGACTACCGCGCCCGCGGACCGGGCGAGCCCCTGATCGACCTGGGCGTGGGCGACCCCGACCGGCCAACCCCGGACTTCATCGTCAGCGCCCTGCGCCAGGCCGTGAAGGACCCCACGACCCACCGCTACCCCGCCAGCAAGGGCAGCGAGAAGTTCCGCGAGGCGGCCGCCCGGTTCATGGAGCGGCGCTTCGGCGTGCAGGTCGACGCCGACCGGCACGTGCTGGCGTGCATCGGCTCCAAGGAGGGCATCGCCCACCTGCCCCTGGCGGTCGTCGACCCCGGGCGGGCGGTCCTGTGCCCGAGCCTGGGCTACCCGGTGTACCACGCCGGGGCGATCCTGGCCGATGCCAAGCCGGTGAGCATGCCCATGCGGGCCGCCAGCGGGTGGACGCCCCTGTGGGAGGAGGTCGCGCCCGCCGACGTCGAGAACGCGGCGCTGATGTGGGTGAACTATCCGAACAACCCCACCGGCGCATCGGTGCCGCTGGACTTCTATTCGCAGGCGGCGACGTTCGCCCGCGACAACGGCATCATCCTGGCCAGCGACCAGGCGTACAGCGAGCTCTACTACGAAAAGGACACGCCCGACAGCCTGTGGAAGGCGGACGGGACGGACATCGAGCGCGACCCCTTCATCGAGTTCCACAGCCTGAGCAAGGGCTTCAACATGACCGGCTGGCGCATCGGCTTCGCCGTCGGGAACCAGGCGGTGATCGATGCGCTGGCCAAGGCCAAGGGCCCCATCGACAGCGGCGCGTTCACGGCCGTGCAGGAAGCCGGCATCGTGGCGCTGGAGAACTACGACCACGACGACATGGACGCCCTGCGGGCCATGTACGTGCAGCGCCTCGACGCGACCATGGAGGGCGTGAAGAAGATCGGTGCCAGGGCCGAGCGGCCCAGGGCGGGGCTGTTCGTGTGGGCCCAGTGCCCGGCGGGCAAGGGCGGCGCGCCCATGGAGAGCTGGGACTTCGCCATGCGCTGCATCGACGAGGCCGGCGTGAGCCTGGTGCCCGGGGCGGGCTTCGGTGAGGACGGAAAATTCTGGTTCCGCATCGCCATGACCGTGGAGGCCGAAAGAATCGCCGAGGCGTTCGACCGCGTGGCGAAGATCGACTGGGGCAAGTAG
- a CDS encoding GC-type dockerin domain-anchored protein — protein MPQFPTAPAIRARTPLALMAVAGMGAFAAAPSSFAQSTFQWANPVDGDFAVASNWLPMAVPGSMDTAVLAGFGPYSVTVSAPTPVGEILLENREASLLIRPGASLTVGGLRGAGELRISDGTSTSSAELLVEDSATIDISIRLGGTRTDRARIRGLGSSHTLGRNAVITAASGESGSIVGPWTSQATIIKDGPGTLNASGLDIIGGTLRSTDGGLLILGNATVTGATFEVEPDSRFVTNQGTVVSASTFEGEFTIRGGQDITFGGGVFLTDGLIINDPGGSGNARLFVEDRVTLSGPIRLEGATTGGQIIGLGDEHFLGPDAVITGERGAIVGPWTSEATIIKDGPGGFGLSGLNIVGGTLHASNGGRLDIAGATIINATIEAGPGGSFRTTRDTTVSDTTIVGDYTLVSGQRLTFDFGVQVQDSLTINAPGVAAATQLYVVNGVTLNFPIRLAGTEGSEIIGLGDTHALGPDAIITGANGKLSGSWTTGATISPGDATSPVGLVEFTGPALTLTPRSRLQIDLAGTGEDQFDRLEGAEVFPDPVTAVIELDGSLEVGFAHDYAPDGRDRFEIIRAAAVGGTFASTSIEPVGAIGPAHVVYTGDSVLIVICAADRDGDGELTIFDFLEYQNQFDAGDARADLDGDGELTIFDFLVFQNRFDAGCP, from the coding sequence ATGCCGCAATTCCCAACCGCACCAGCGATCCGTGCGCGCACGCCGCTCGCTCTGATGGCCGTCGCTGGCATGGGGGCCTTCGCCGCCGCCCCGTCCTCTTTCGCACAGAGCACTTTCCAGTGGGCCAACCCCGTCGATGGCGATTTCGCCGTCGCCAGCAATTGGCTGCCAATGGCCGTGCCGGGGTCGATGGACACTGCTGTGCTTGCCGGCTTCGGACCGTACTCGGTGACCGTCAGTGCGCCGACGCCGGTTGGCGAAATTCTGCTGGAGAATCGCGAAGCGTCACTGCTGATCCGGCCCGGCGCATCGCTCACCGTTGGCGGGCTGAGGGGCGCAGGGGAGCTGCGCATCAGCGACGGCACGAGCACCAGCAGCGCCGAATTGCTGGTTGAGGACAGCGCGACCATCGACATAAGCATCCGCCTTGGCGGAACGAGGACGGACCGGGCCCGGATCCGCGGGCTCGGCTCGTCGCACACCCTCGGCCGCAACGCGGTGATCACCGCCGCGAGCGGGGAGAGCGGCTCCATCGTCGGGCCGTGGACCAGCCAGGCGACGATCATCAAGGATGGGCCCGGCACGCTGAACGCCAGCGGGCTGGACATCATCGGCGGTACGCTGCGCAGCACCGACGGCGGGCTGCTGATCCTCGGCAACGCGACCGTAACCGGCGCGACCTTCGAGGTCGAGCCCGATTCCCGGTTCGTGACCAACCAGGGCACGGTCGTCTCGGCCTCGACCTTCGAGGGCGAGTTCACGATCCGCGGCGGGCAGGACATCACATTCGGCGGCGGCGTCTTCCTGACAGACGGCCTGATCATCAACGACCCCGGCGGCAGCGGCAATGCCCGGCTCTTCGTCGAGGATCGCGTGACGCTGAGCGGCCCCATCCGGCTGGAAGGCGCAACCACGGGCGGGCAGATCATCGGGCTGGGCGACGAGCATTTCCTGGGGCCCGATGCGGTCATCACCGGCGAGCGCGGGGCGATCGTCGGGCCGTGGACCAGCGAGGCGACGATCATCAAGGATGGGCCGGGCGGCTTCGGCCTCTCGGGCCTCAACATCGTCGGCGGCACGCTGCACGCCAGCAACGGCGGGCGGCTGGACATCGCCGGCGCCACGATCATCAACGCCACCATCGAGGCCGGGCCGGGCGGCAGCTTCCGCACGACGCGCGACACCACCGTGTCGGACACCACCATCGTGGGCGATTACACCCTCGTGAGCGGCCAGCGCCTCACGTTCGACTTCGGCGTGCAGGTACAGGACAGCCTGACGATCAACGCGCCCGGCGTCGCCGCCGCGACCCAGCTCTACGTCGTGAACGGCGTGACGCTCAACTTCCCGATCCGCCTGGCGGGCACCGAGGGCAGCGAGATCATCGGGCTCGGCGACACCCACGCGCTCGGGCCCGACGCGATCATCACGGGCGCCAACGGCAAGCTCAGCGGCTCGTGGACCACCGGGGCAACGATCTCCCCGGGCGACGCGACCAGCCCCGTTGGCCTTGTCGAATTCACCGGGCCCGCGCTCACGCTCACGCCGCGCTCGCGCCTCCAGATCGACCTGGCGGGAACCGGCGAGGACCAGTTCGACCGCCTCGAGGGCGCCGAGGTCTTCCCCGATCCCGTCACCGCCGTCATCGAGCTCGACGGCAGCCTCGAGGTCGGCTTCGCCCACGACTACGCGCCCGATGGCCGCGACCGCTTCGAGATCATCCGCGCGGCGGCCGTCGGCGGCACGTTCGCCAGCACGAGCATCGAGCCGGTGGGCGCAATCGGCCCCGCGCACGTCGTGTACACGGGCGACTCGGTCCTGATCGTCATCTGCGCCGCCGACCGCGACGGCGATGGCGAATTGACCATCTTCGACTTCCTCGAGTACCAGAACCAGTTCGACGCGGGCGACGCACGGGCCGACCTGGACGGCGACGGCGAGCTGACGATCTTCGACTTTCTGGTGTTCCAGAATCGATTCGACGCCGGCTGCCCATAG